Within Vigna unguiculata cultivar IT97K-499-35 chromosome 2, ASM411807v1, whole genome shotgun sequence, the genomic segment tatatagTTTATAAAGATAactatttatacattttttttttcaattttaagaaattaaaatctcATTAAACACACTAAAACaatgttttattaataaatcCCACAATAATGGTAATtactttgtcttttttttttacaataataattcttttttcttttacttgttCATAAACTAATTTTGCTTGTGGTGATAGAATTGTCACGGGCACAAGGGATTCTGAAAAAATAGACATTATACACAATTTTTTGGCTACATGAATActcataataattaatagttcctaattcttaatttatgtttttgaataaaactaacaattaattattatgaagGAAAGAGGATTGACTTCGCTGCCATTGATTATGTCAAGATTTTGCAAATGAATATCTCCACCAAAGAGTTGTAAAATATAGATTTGAGAGATAATGGAAACAAAgtagtaataattaataatatcaagCTTTTGAGTTCTCCCACCTTTGACATTTTCGTCAAAGGATAAAGggaaaaatgatatattagcTTTCAGCCTACCATTTTTCCACAAGTCTCCCATGTGCATTGACGATGTCCCTCGTATTGCAACAAAAcgttttattatcattaatgaGAAGGAGTTTTCAATGCTCTTTTTCTACTACTGttaagaaaataattcaaaGTACAACTTTTCACCCTAAACTTCTGAATCTACAAATTGGGGaccatcaaattttaaaatgtttaaatcattttcaaattcgCCCAAATACAAGTTATTTCATCCCAAAGTCTccatttttatttctcatttctttATCAATCCCTTAGAGCTTCCATTTTAATGAGGTTGATGGATCCCTAGGACGCAGTTCTTTAATATATCTATTGAAGAAAGTGCAAGCAATCTCAGTCACCAGATATTATCAcacttaataataaatatatctcATATATGATACTGatacttataatatatatagttgCCGGAGGTTTTATATGAATTTCCACTGTTTTCAACGGATTCCTGTAATGAGCATAAGTCTTTCGGAGAATCACATCCAAAAAGCTAACTATTGGTGTGGGAGAGTCCAAGTCCTTATAAGGCCTCCCTTTGAGATGACCTTCCGACGTGGGACTCGTTACAATTCCTAAAGCATgtttatattacaaaaaatataccCTAATTACCACTTgacaattaatatataatagataaatttttaatgataaaaatgcATCACAATGAGTTGTGAACAgatacattattatttatttttcaaactatAAAGGTAATTTTATACTTGAATGTATCAAATCGTATCGTCTAACTACATCATTAAATAAGTTTGACTAACAAGCTCAAACTTTGAACtagaaaatattattcaataattCCCTACAATTTTAGAGCTGGCATGTAAACTCATTCAATAATAACCAGGGATTAGAAAATACAtatcatttgataattttaacgcctaaaaccaaaattaaaaatatatcaggATTAAGTATCTTGCTATGACGAGCTTCATCGCTGGCTTTTCGAACATGCAGATTATATCGTGTTTGCCACATCAATGACAAAGCGATATTTAACATCATTCTTTTCTAGTCTCTCCAAAGCAGTGTTCACGTACTCCATTGAAATAACTTCCACATCCGCTGTAATATTGTGCTTTGCTGCAAAATTAATCATCTCTTGAATCTCTTCTCTCCCACCTCCTGCACTACCAGCAATCATCTTTCTCCCTATAATTCAACACATTTTCATAGTGTTACTCGTTTTCATGATATATATCAAACAATTGTGGAAGTGTTACAAATAATTAACTAGACTCACCCAAAAGCAAAGGCATAGCTAAAACCTCAAGAGGATTGGCTGGTCCACCCAACAAAATCAACTTTCCTCTCGTTTTCAATAAACCAATCAGTGGTTGGATCGAGTGATTTGCTGAAACTGTGTCAAAAATGGCATCCATGGTTCCCACTGCATCCTAATCACCCTCCACAGAAATTCATTATTCAGATTTCGATCATgtcatgcatgcatgcatacaTGCATTATATCAGTAGATTGAAGCGAGAAaaatggtgtgtgtgtgtgtgtgtgtgagttaCCTGCAACTGTTGTTGGTCTCGACTAACCAAGAATGCATCTGCACCAAACGTCTCCAATGCTTCCTTCTTCTTGCTGGGAGATGTACTTATCACAGTGACACGCAGGCCAAAAGCCTTAGCAAACTTCACCGCCACGTGACCCAGGCCTCCCAGGCCCACCACACCCAAGTGCAACCCGGGCTTAGTAAGCCCGTGATACTTCAACGGGCTGTAAACTGTGATTCCAGCACACAACAAGGGGGCTGTACTAGCCAGCGGCATGGACTTTGGGATTAGCACCGCAAAGTTCTGATCAACCACTAGATTATCAGAGTACCCACCTTGGGTTACTGTTCCATCGTGGTAGCGTGCACTGTAGGTTAAAATCATCTTTGGACAATACACGTAAAAGCCCTCGCCGCACTCCGAACACGAGCCGCACGAACCCACAGAGCCACCCACACCAGCTATGTCTCCAACACTGAATTTCGTGACTTTGCTACCAACTTTTGTCACTTTACCCACAATCTCATGCCTAAAACAACGTATTTTATGAGGAACTAAGCAAAAAGTCACGGTTTTTAACGATTAAAAGGAGATCTTTCAAGTGAAAATAATATACCCAGGAACCATTGGATAGATCGACATCCCAAGGTCGTTCCTTACAAAGTGGAGGTCCGTGTGGCAAATCCCACAGTAGAGTATTTCAAGTGTGATATCATCATCACCGTTTTCcctgttaattttgttcaagaaaacaaaaaatcattgCTTGCATAATGGGTTTTTCTTTGAAGAGCATGCAATTTCAATTAAGAGATATCATATCATACCTTCTGGTAAAGTGGAATGGGGAGAGAATTCCCGAATCGTCTCTAGCTGCCCACCCATATGCAGCAACTTTTTCGTTTTCACTTCCTGCTAACACGTTCGACATGTTCAAATTTTGTAAGAGAAAAGGGACATATAGAATTGATGAAACGGCAACTtgagatgaagaactaaatgaGGAGCTGAAGATATATATAGTAACGTTTTTAATGCGTGATTATACATAAATCTACGCATATATTATTTACCTTGGATATTTTATTCAGCCGAAATGTGTAGCTATAGCTGACCCACGCAGTGAAGTCACCGAGAAGACTATAACTTAGGACGAACTtgaaagttatttatttatttcaattccCTGAgcaacaagttttgaaaattgtcactaaaattaatatctTAGAGAATGAGAATTCAATGGTGGAAAGTGATAGAAATGATTTATTGATGAATGAGATTGTGAAGTTGGTGTTTTGTTATTGGACGAAACGGTCTCATGGAAGGGTAGACGAGGATGACGTAGCTCATTCATTGAGAAAATTCATCTTTCTTGCTAAGTCAGGTAAGGGTCACTCACCACCAACCGGCTGCTGCTACAGTTCACGGAAAAACTAAGAGAAGTGAGATCACACTTTATAATTCTTCAATAAACATTATTGacattcttaatattttttttttctgcattgAACTTTGTCTTTGATCATAATACCTATCATATCATGGTGGGACATGGCGGGGTTTTACATGGTAATTTTCCAACCCTAATGGTGTAATGATTTAGACTTGCCCATTCTTATGCATTGTAATTGtaattaaaatcttattatCTTATGAAAAGTAGATCTTCTAGAATCACTTTTTTAAACTAACTTAAAAGTAGGGTACCTACCTCGGGTTTTTATTTCCCTGTGAGAAAggaagtttaaaaaataattttacattaaaaatatcaataaaataaggGTGGTAATTAGGGCTTACAAGTCTGCACAAAATACGTGAAACGAGTCTAGAAGTTGAATCCACAAGTCCGTCACAACTCACTCCGCAAGtctgtataaaaaaaaaacttgcacttgtgtatatattagttactttttttatgaaatctTGCATTAACGTTCTAAATCTTTGTATAACTGGacaagacaagtattatgtatttttaatgtgctaaaatttaaagaatacattatgtatgtcatagtatgaatatgaatatgatgaaaatgttaaattatgaatttatcatttaactctccaaagtctttacttaattttgtgaactttttaaagtttttcaatttttaaacattgaaacttttatcataagaattaagaacaaaataaaGTGGGCAAGACCGCGGGCCTGCAGAACAAATGATGTGCAGGGCGGGCCAGTGATTGCAGCCCGAATAAATTATGCAGGGCGGGGCAGACCAGCCCATAATGTGTGGGCCTTATGCAGGCCAGGCCTAAACAGTCCGGGCCGGACAGACCCACATTGTCATCCCTACATTAAAATcaacacaaaatttaaatacaataaataataaataatttacaaatattttctctcaacaaaaaaagttatgaaattACACCTTTAATGTTCTGTTCGCTTGAGTGATTCTTGTTGTTCAAACTCATTAGTAATTTTTATCACACATATGTATgtatttaaagatatatttaataatagtaattgtTATAGGGTCTTGCTAACTATTGTACTAAAGATACTaattaaggataattaatatacattgaaTTCTACAAAAGTACATAGATAagtgtgatattaaataaagaataatgcTAATCAGTGCTCTAAGGACACTGGTTAAGAAGAAATTATGTGCTTTGGTACCatcatttttacataaaaaactgaaaaaaaattaagtatagtaattaaaataatataaatgcacataatcaattttataaagacaaaaatacccttttaaATTCTTAGACAATAACTTCCTGGCACAAAACAATGGCTTTGAATTTTTTAAGGTctctactaaaaagaaaaaaatttaatggagtctcaaattgacactttaattgtttttttttgtaacatttttagaTCTTTAacacaactttttttttgttagtttttctgttaatttaaactttcttatgttgtttttattaaatatttagatgtttaacactattttcttttgttggtttttctgttaatttaaactttcttatatttaatttttagcaacattaaaatatagttattttattatttaattggtttttaacttttatttgtgaacattaaataaaatattaaatacacatgTACAATATTTATGAGTATTTTTGTCCTTCAAATCAAATTAAGTTGCACTAATGCCCTAAGAGCACCggttaagaataattaatatacattagatCCTATAAAAGTACATAGATAagtgtgatattaaataaaatttcacctaataaatattaatacaactttattttctttaaaggacaaaaatgcCTATAAATATTGTACAggtgtatttaatattttatttaatgttcacgaataaaaattaaaaaccaattcaataataaaataattatattttaatgttgttaaaaattaaatataagaaaatttaaattaacagaaaaaaaatagtattaaatatctataaaaaaaacataagaaagtttaattagtagagaccttaaaaatttcaaagtccTTGTTTTGTACTAGAAAATTattgtctaaaaatttaaaagtgaatttttgtctttataaaatttattatgtgcatttacactattttaatttctatactTAATTTTTCCAgctttttaatgtaaaaatgatGACACCAAAATTATTACTTAACTATTATCCTTAGGACAGTGGAGTCCACTGttatatattcattaatttattatgcAATTAATACTTTCTTAAGTAgtataaaatcaataaataattaatattacacACACATCCATTTTggtaatatttttcttttcatgtatGTAAAAGTAGTACttgtttttaatccttaaaaaacGTGAGTTTTGGTGTTTAATTCTTATGAAACattgatatttaattatcatctgtttaaaattttaaataacagtctataatattaattttaagataaataaacaatatttattttacatagtTTAAAAACTCTTTAATATCACGTGctgatattattatataataaaacttgTGTATGTTGTTTTGAAAGATTGCTTAGAATTATTGTTTAGAAAACAAAAGTAGCAAGGAAGTATTTATTTGActaatttataagttaatttgaCCTTTGCAGGTGCCTTTGACAAGAATACGaaagtgttttattttatttttaacttttaatttctactttatattttttcattactaTACTCATATTTTAATACGTGCTTttgttatctttaatttttttacatattattatctattttaattttataaagataattaattatcatattattttaattttttaaaaactcttATACAATTcagattaaaaaaacttaacatttaaaattgaaattaaaaacatcttattatataatatgctaaaattacatatttattttaataaaaaataaattgaacaataaatttgattaaagaattaaagaaaattaaatttctaaaagaaaataaacttaattaatacttatttgataaattcatttaaatgaaaaaacatatctgacaaaaaaaaatagacacacgcatttaaatagaataacatatctaaactaatattttatgaattttataactttcacttttaaaatattaaattaatgatatcataacattaatttacattaaaatccagatattaaaatcatatttaatccttaataAAACAAAGTGTTCAATTAAAACACTATGATGTTTGGCATAGACACTCTTTGTATTGGTGAATCATGCAAAGAAATGCAAGTAAATCGTGGTTTTGACAAGAACAGCAAAAGAAATCTATGTTGCAGTTCTTATATTGGACAACCTGCTATGTATCAAAGTATCAAAATAGGTTGAAAATCATTTGGAACATTAAAGCAATGCGTCTTCTTCCATTTGTGTCCCAAAACCATATGACATCATCATGGgtcttaaaagataaatataacggagcttcttcctgcacctccaagttTTCTTTCTGCACGTCCCAAACTTTTCTAAATTTCGATAGTGGTCTCCCTTTGACTTTGACTAggtaagtaaaaatataattacccTCCCTCTCTTTAATTTTCTCTGACAAACTCTCCCCTCAGCTCTctcttatttatattagttagagctgtcaaaacggataATCCGGTTTAACTTGTCTCAACCCAtcataaatttatcacataGTGAAATAATTCAATTAGGCTCAGgtcaaaaaaaattagaacttgACCTGATCTACCAAGGGTTGGTTGGTGGACTAAATAGGTTAGCTCACaaactcacttaattaaaataatattattttttatattttattttagccaaaactaaattataattttaattaaaatttaaataaatttttatacaatcaaaatataaactaaaatcacaaaaatacaaataatccatgtgttggctaaaaaaataaattaaccacctaatccaaatacaaagtccaacttaacaaaaaaatacttATGTAACCTTTTATTTACTGGTTAACTCACTAATCTaactcatcacgggttcaactGGATCAGAAATCattctatattaaaaattttaaaaaacattcaaCCTAACCTAAAATCCGTTATGAGTCGGATTATTCAACCCATTTTAACCGCTGTAATCTTACTTGCATCTTTCTCTCCTTATTCCTTCCCTCAAAGGCATCATCCCCTCTCCCCTTACCTTCCTCCACGCACATAAAGCACCGTATTTGAAGAACTAAAACTGGATTTTAAAACCTCGGTTAATAAAGTATCCGATTTCGAAATCTGACCCAATTTTAAAATCCGattcaagaaaaaaacaatCGGATTTCGAAATCCGAAAAATTACttaaccaaatttaaaaaatttaaaaaatacttaataaaatttcCAAATCAAATAATGTCAAAATTCGGtagtatttcaaaataattatattatttcattaaaataaaattcatttttatgttaattcaaattaatattttaaaaatatactattaaaatatttattaaattttaatttaaaacaaaattttaacaaaattatgttaatCGAATTTTGAAATCCGATCTcatgtattaaattatattaaaattttaaattaaagtaattaaaatatttactaaattttaattaatttttattatattaaaattaaacaaaataataaaattttatttttatgtcaattcaaatcaatattttataaaaaaaattattgaaatatttataaatgttaatttaaaacaaaattttaataaaaattgttaaccaaattttgatattcagctaatttatattaaaattttaaattgaactaattacaatatttattaaactctaattaaatttttattaaattgaaattgaactaaaataaactttagttttatattaatgccaattattatttaaaagaaattatacgAATtggaatatttattaaattttaatttaaaataaagttttaactatTATCCCGATTcgattaacatattttaaattatattaaaattttaaattaaactaactaaaatatttattaagtttaatttaaattttttaaattaaaattgaagtaaatcaaataaatttttttattttaattcatattaatataaaaatatatactaattaaaatatttattaaattttgattttaaaaaaaaatctgatatttttaaaaatctgtTGAATTACAAAATCGCATCTAAAAATTCAGTTGTTTTTAGAATCGAATTTTGAAATCTGATGTTTTCCTAAAGTCGCCTTTGAAAATAAGTTGGAATACGGAAGACTAAATAGGCTTAGTAAACAAAATAGGGTTAGTAAGCAGTAATTactgcttatttaattaatttaaaatttaaaatataaatttggcGGGACAAAAGTGAAATCACAATgaattttggaggtgcagaaaaaaaaaaaaaacttagggGTACATGAATAAGCACCCGTATAATGGGATCCAAAATGTTCGGTTTTTTTTCCAAActggtgcaatttttttttcaatttcttaaaatggtgcagtttttttttttttaaattcccgACAGAGATAAGTCGTGAAAAAATGGCACGACTTCATCCTACAGAAGTCGTGCCAAATTAAGGcgaatttgattaaaataagcTGAAGTCGTGCCAACATGGAGAGACTTCTGTGTTATGAAGAATTCGTGCCATATTCAAACgactttaattaacatttaaagcAAAGTCGTGCCAATAT encodes:
- the LOC114173306 gene encoding probable mannitol dehydrogenase; the encoded protein is MSNVLAGSENEKVAAYGWAARDDSGILSPFHFTRRENGDDDITLEILYCGICHTDLHFVRNDLGMSIYPMVPGHEIVGKVTKVGSKVTKFSVGDIAGVGGSVGSCGSCSECGEGFYVYCPKMILTYSARYHDGTVTQGGYSDNLVVDQNFAVLIPKSMPLASTAPLLCAGITVYSPLKYHGLTKPGLHLGVVGLGGLGHVAVKFAKAFGLRVTVISTSPSKKKEALETFGADAFLVSRDQQQLQDAVGTMDAIFDTVSANHSIQPLIGLLKTRGKLILLGGPANPLEVLAMPLLLGRKMIAGSAGGGREEIQEMINFAAKHNITADVEVISMEYVNTALERLEKNDVKYRFVIDVANTI